The following are encoded together in the Ictidomys tridecemlineatus isolate mIctTri1 unplaced genomic scaffold, mIctTri1.hap1 Scaffold_905, whole genome shotgun sequence genome:
- the LOC144374839 gene encoding TATA box-binding protein-associated factor RNA polymerase I subunit A-like has translation MYFPWLQKHLETVVTGGKKKKDFAQTSACLNFIQEALLKHEWQQAAEYMYSYLQTLKDSDTYTKHAAPEVIWRLGSEILFYHPKSNVETFNTFADRMKNIGVLNYVKISLQHALYLMHHGMLEDANRNLSQAETWRYGEKSSSQEILINLVQAYKGLLQYYTWSKKKAELSKLDEDDYAYSSATQSMLSDS, from the exons ATGTATTTTCCTTGGCTTCAGAAGCATTTAGAAACTGTAG TGActggagggaaaaagaagaaagattttgcTCAGACAAGTGcttgtttaaattttatccaAGAAGCCCTTCTGAAGCACGAGTGGCAGCAGGCTGCAGAGTATATGTACAGCTATTTGCAGACCTTGAAAGATTCAGACACCTACACAAAGCATGCTGCACCAGAG GTTATTTGGAGGCTTGGAAGTGAAATTCTCTTTTATCATCCCAAAAGCAATGTGGAGACTTTCAATACCTTTGCTGACCGGATGAAAAATATTGGTGTCCTGAATTATGTAAAG ATCTCCTTACAACATGCATTGTACCTTATGCATCATGGAATGCTTGAGGATGCAAACAGAAATCTAAGTCAGGCAGAGACATGGAGATATGGTGAAAAATCGTCTTCCCAGGAAATATTAATCAACCTTGTTCAGGCCTACAAAGGGCTTTTGCAGTATTATACATGGTCCAAAAAGAAAGCTGAATTGTCAAAGCTTG ATGAAGATGATTATGCATACAGTTCAGCAACTCAAAGTATGCTCAGTGACAGCTGA